Proteins from one Deinococcus sp. AB2017081 genomic window:
- a CDS encoding long-chain fatty acid--CoA ligase — protein sequence MMGSMMDVQLTVPFILERARTLYRHREIVSLLVAGRDEKGNPVPRQHRTTYGDVAERALRLGGGLTGLGLRRGDRVATLAVNSFRHLEAYLGVPSAGLVLHTVNIRLHPEQVAWILNHAEDRVLIIENVFAAMIPALKAACPALEHIIVMGPTPQPIPGVLDYDAFVEGSEPAAPLTDLQENEAAAMCYTSGTTGNPKGVVYSHRSTVLHSLACAPKDCLNVGEADTVLPIVPMFHVNAWGLPYTCAMYGAQQVYAGVFSDGPNLARLLQDERVTITAGVPTIWMGLLGELDRAKSAGTPYDLHALTSLIVGGSAAPESLIRAFEERHGLHLLHAWGMTETHPLGTASSVPAGVDPTSDEGYALRAKQGRTVPLIELELIDDDGNVLPHDGKTMGRLLTRGPWVASSYFKGEGQANFFRLGGKEWFDTGDIATLDERGYMHIQDRSKDLIKSGGEWIGSVDLENAIMAHPAVAQCAVIAMDDPRWDERPLAVVVPRPGQTVTHEELMTFIAPKFAKWWLPDATVLTDSIPIGATGKFLKRELREEYRGYGQQTFPQRDDA from the coding sequence ATGATGGGCAGCATGATGGATGTCCAGCTCACGGTGCCGTTCATCCTGGAACGTGCCCGCACCCTGTATCGCCACCGCGAGATCGTGAGCCTGCTGGTGGCCGGTCGCGACGAGAAGGGCAATCCCGTTCCCAGGCAGCACCGCACGACCTACGGCGACGTGGCCGAGCGTGCCCTGAGGCTCGGCGGCGGTCTGACCGGCCTGGGCCTCCGGCGCGGCGACCGCGTGGCGACCCTGGCCGTCAATTCCTTCCGGCATCTGGAGGCCTACCTGGGCGTTCCCAGCGCCGGGCTGGTGCTGCACACCGTCAATATCCGCCTGCACCCGGAGCAGGTCGCGTGGATCCTGAACCACGCCGAGGATCGCGTGCTGATCATCGAGAACGTGTTCGCCGCGATGATCCCCGCCCTGAAGGCCGCGTGCCCCGCGCTGGAGCACATCATCGTCATGGGGCCGACCCCACAGCCGATTCCGGGGGTGCTGGACTACGACGCCTTCGTGGAGGGCAGCGAGCCGGCCGCACCGCTGACCGACCTGCAGGAGAACGAGGCGGCGGCCATGTGCTACACCAGCGGCACGACCGGGAATCCCAAGGGCGTGGTGTACTCGCACCGCTCGACGGTGCTGCACTCGCTGGCGTGTGCTCCCAAGGACTGCCTGAACGTGGGCGAGGCCGACACGGTGCTGCCGATCGTGCCGATGTTCCACGTGAACGCGTGGGGCCTGCCCTACACCTGCGCGATGTACGGGGCCCAGCAGGTGTACGCCGGGGTCTTCAGTGACGGCCCGAACCTGGCCCGCCTGCTGCAGGACGAGCGCGTGACGATCACGGCGGGCGTCCCGACGATCTGGATGGGCCTGCTGGGTGAACTCGACCGCGCGAAGTCGGCTGGAACGCCCTACGACCTGCACGCCCTGACCAGCCTGATCGTGGGCGGCAGCGCCGCGCCCGAGAGCCTGATCCGCGCCTTCGAGGAGCGCCACGGCCTGCACCTCCTGCACGCGTGGGGCATGACCGAGACGCACCCGCTGGGCACGGCGAGTTCGGTGCCCGCCGGCGTCGATCCGACCAGCGACGAGGGCTACGCGCTGCGGGCCAAGCAGGGCCGCACCGTGCCCCTGATCGAACTGGAACTCATCGACGACGACGGGAACGTCCTGCCGCACGACGGCAAGACCATGGGCCGCCTGCTCACGCGCGGGCCGTGGGTCGCGAGCAGCTACTTCAAGGGCGAGGGGCAGGCCAACTTCTTCCGGCTGGGCGGCAAGGAGTGGTTCGACACGGGCGACATCGCCACGCTGGACGAACGCGGCTACATGCACATCCAGGATCGCAGCAAGGATCTGATCAAGTCCGGCGGCGAGTGGATCGGCTCGGTGGATCTGGAGAACGCCATCATGGCGCATCCGGCGGTCGCGCAATGCGCCGTGATCGCCATGGACGATCCCCGCTGGGACGAGCGGCCCCTGGCGGTCGTCGTGCCGCGCCCCGGCCAGACGGTCACGCACGAGGAACTGATGACCTTCATCGCGCCGAAGTTCGCCAAGTGGTGGCTGCCCGACGCCACCGTGCTGACCGACAGCATTCCGATCGGAGCTACCGGGAAATTCCTGAAACGCGAACTGCGCGAGGAATACCGCGGCTACGGCCAGCAGACCTTCCCCCAGCGCGACGACGCCTGA